A single region of the Vibrio cyclitrophicus genome encodes:
- a CDS encoding tryptophan 7-halogenase: MKKLSTQVVIIGAGPSGSIAASLLHKKGIDVRVIEKSLFPRFSIGESLLPACMEVIEQAGMSEAVADANFQFKDGAAFRKNGVYTAFNFEDKFSAGPGTTFQVQRGTFDKVLADTAEAQGVAIDYQHELMGINFTENNTILDVQVIDGERYQLEAQYVLDGSGFGRVLPKMLDLEEPSSLPPRKAIFTHINDHIAEAGTDLEYDRNKILISVHPTNPDVWYWLIPFSNGVSSFGVVGEPKFFESYPDDKIAAIKQLTMEEPGLAEILANAEYPNPAGEIGGYSANVKHLATDKYALLGNAGEFLDPVFSSGVTIAMKSAQFAVECVEKQLNGEKVDWDRDYADPLMVGVNTFRTYVEGWYSGTLQDVIFYQDPNPKIKQMVCSILAGYAWDQTNPYVKESKRRLTTLAEICRS, encoded by the coding sequence ATGAAAAAACTGTCAACTCAAGTGGTGATCATCGGAGCTGGGCCATCAGGGTCTATTGCCGCGTCTTTGCTTCATAAAAAAGGCATCGATGTTCGAGTGATTGAAAAGAGCCTTTTCCCGCGCTTTTCTATTGGCGAAAGCCTATTACCTGCTTGTATGGAAGTGATTGAACAAGCTGGGATGAGCGAAGCGGTGGCTGACGCTAATTTCCAATTTAAAGATGGTGCTGCTTTTCGTAAAAATGGTGTGTACACCGCGTTTAATTTTGAAGATAAGTTTTCTGCTGGGCCGGGAACCACGTTTCAGGTTCAACGAGGCACCTTTGATAAGGTTTTGGCGGATACGGCTGAGGCGCAAGGTGTTGCCATTGATTATCAACATGAGTTGATGGGCATTAACTTCACTGAAAACAATACCATTTTAGACGTACAAGTTATTGATGGAGAACGCTATCAACTAGAGGCTCAATACGTGCTGGATGGAAGTGGCTTTGGTCGTGTGCTACCTAAGATGCTTGATTTGGAAGAGCCATCATCGCTTCCTCCACGCAAAGCTATTTTCACGCACATTAACGATCATATTGCAGAGGCGGGTACCGACCTTGAATATGACCGCAACAAAATCCTGATCTCGGTTCACCCAACCAACCCTGATGTTTGGTATTGGTTGATCCCATTTAGTAATGGAGTTTCTTCGTTTGGTGTAGTAGGGGAGCCTAAGTTCTTTGAATCATACCCAGACGATAAGATTGCCGCGATTAAGCAATTGACAATGGAAGAGCCGGGTTTGGCTGAGATACTGGCAAACGCTGAGTACCCAAACCCTGCGGGTGAAATCGGGGGTTATTCAGCTAACGTGAAGCATCTTGCGACAGACAAATACGCATTGCTTGGTAATGCAGGTGAATTCCTTGACCCTGTGTTCTCATCCGGCGTGACGATTGCGATGAAGTCGGCTCAATTTGCGGTTGAGTGCGTGGAAAAGCAGCTCAACGGTGAGAAGGTTGATTGGGATCGTGATTATGCCGATCCATTGATGGTTGGCGTAAACACGTTTAGAACTTATGTTGAAGGATGGTACTCAGGTACTTTGCAGGATGTAATTTTCTATCAAGATCCCAACCCGAAGATTAAGCAGATGGTGTGCTCAATTTTGGCTGGCTACGCATGGGATCAAACCAATCCTTATGTGAAAGAGTCAAAGCGTCGATTGACGACACTGGCAGAGATCTGCCGAAGTTAG
- a CDS encoding Fe3+-citrate ABC transporter substrate-binding protein, which produces MSQNNLIGATGYRFISKGKTAFKIHIHTPEDTVLHRSVGFVRMGEDKALKKTIKLRDELGRQLWGKFWPKVLKEPYLMTRLPHSLEPKIVFKPNPTQSDPEHRDECYIAKWRVFSENGDYKYKTKVCSIRKHGRLAAYSQTKRALLEAHKDVIELLIFMGRLNSIDLK; this is translated from the coding sequence ATGAGCCAGAATAATCTAATTGGTGCTACCGGTTACCGCTTTATCTCGAAAGGTAAAACCGCTTTTAAGATCCACATTCATACACCCGAAGACACTGTACTACATAGGTCTGTCGGCTTTGTTCGTATGGGTGAAGACAAAGCACTGAAGAAAACCATTAAGTTAAGAGATGAGTTAGGCAGACAACTTTGGGGTAAGTTCTGGCCCAAAGTCCTCAAAGAGCCCTACCTGATGACGCGCCTGCCTCATAGTCTAGAACCTAAAATTGTATTCAAGCCAAATCCAACTCAGAGTGATCCTGAACACCGCGACGAATGCTACATCGCTAAGTGGCGTGTATTCTCAGAAAACGGCGACTACAAATACAAAACTAAGGTGTGCTCCATCAGAAAGCACGGCCGACTTGCCGCTTATAGCCAAACCAAACGAGCACTGCTTGAAGCTCACAAAGATGTGATTGAGCTGCTTATCTTTATGGGGCGACTGAACAGCATCGACCTAAAATAG
- a CDS encoding flagella assembly protein FlgT, which translates to MKKIISYLFSISSLITISFSAHASWYEVTGTAAIVSTEENARIHALEDAVYKAVQFSGADIGSISNLTPYLDASKKEFQFTNHEVRYILVDKERTRGGNLMITARIDIYPSANACHESQYKKTFLVGNIDVTSPQQAVMGRIYNIGDDFSHVVDRQLAQESRSFVSVGTTNYDIDKRRPEVIKMIAQDTGAQYIIGGDITDLTATIESKLLKDDVINRQFALEMQVFDGKTGHQVYNRSYREVAKWPFAKTSEVDTRSARFWASTYGSMMLRVSRNIMLDLESEVSCKITLPEVAAVYGNTVTIDLGRMHGVQHGDKLQLWHTGSFIDQRGLPRNKVSQSDITLTVSRVYENEAELTIDQPSLAGSIQIGDVMQKIM; encoded by the coding sequence ATGAAAAAAATAATTTCTTACTTATTTTCAATAAGTTCACTGATAACCATAAGCTTCAGTGCTCATGCCTCTTGGTATGAAGTTACCGGTACAGCAGCCATCGTATCGACAGAAGAAAACGCAAGGATCCACGCCCTGGAAGACGCGGTTTACAAAGCTGTTCAGTTTTCAGGCGCTGATATAGGTAGTATATCCAACCTCACGCCCTATCTGGATGCGAGCAAGAAAGAGTTCCAGTTTACCAACCACGAAGTTCGCTACATCTTGGTTGATAAAGAGAGAACACGCGGTGGCAATTTAATGATCACCGCAAGGATCGACATCTACCCTTCGGCAAATGCTTGCCATGAGAGCCAATACAAAAAGACATTTTTGGTCGGCAATATTGATGTGACCTCGCCTCAACAAGCCGTGATGGGAAGAATCTATAACATCGGCGATGATTTCAGCCACGTGGTTGACAGGCAACTTGCGCAAGAATCTCGCAGCTTTGTGTCTGTCGGCACAACCAACTACGACATCGACAAGCGTCGACCTGAAGTGATCAAGATGATCGCTCAAGACACAGGCGCGCAGTACATCATCGGCGGCGACATTACCGATTTAACCGCGACCATCGAATCTAAACTTTTGAAAGACGACGTTATCAACCGTCAGTTTGCATTAGAGATGCAAGTGTTTGACGGTAAAACAGGTCACCAAGTTTACAATCGTAGCTACCGTGAAGTAGCAAAATGGCCATTTGCCAAGACCAGTGAAGTCGATACACGCAGCGCGCGCTTCTGGGCATCCACTTACGGCAGCATGATGCTTCGCGTCAGCCGTAATATCATGTTGGACTTGGAATCAGAAGTATCATGTAAGATCACCCTTCCAGAGGTTGCTGCGGTCTACGGCAATACTGTGACCATTGATTTGGGCCGAATGCATGGTGTTCAACATGGTGACAAGCTGCAGCTGTGGCACACAGGTTCGTTTATCGACCAACGCGGCTTGCCACGAAATAAGGTTTCTCAAAGCGACATTACCCTAACGGTTTCTCGCGTTTATGAAAACGAAGCGGAACTGACGATTGATCAACCAAGCCTTGCAGGAAGCATTCAAATTGGTGATGTGATGCAGAAAATCATGTAG
- the flgP gene encoding flagellar assembly lipoprotein FlgP, giving the protein MKKLIFVVAALLLVGCQPLQNMRADDFLVAVGYASISEQKGRNDEERRIRAMRASKIDAYRELAEQVYGMRVSGRAELEDQRLGTERTSGAVDGVIRGAEVVRSYPVGDSYVTELQLDIRKMDKLRDYGEVQPVPEKRQQTLF; this is encoded by the coding sequence ATGAAGAAGTTAATATTTGTTGTCGCCGCTTTGTTGCTTGTTGGGTGCCAGCCATTGCAAAATATGAGGGCAGACGACTTCTTGGTTGCCGTTGGTTACGCGAGTATCAGTGAGCAGAAAGGTCGTAACGACGAAGAAAGACGTATCCGTGCGATGAGAGCCTCCAAGATTGATGCTTATCGTGAACTTGCAGAACAAGTCTATGGTATGCGTGTGAGTGGTCGAGCAGAGCTTGAAGATCAACGCCTTGGTACTGAACGTACTTCTGGTGCGGTTGATGGTGTAATCCGCGGTGCAGAAGTGGTGCGCAGTTACCCTGTGGGTGATAGCTATGTAACAGAGCTTCAGCTCGATATTCGTAAGATGGATAAGTTACGTGATTACGGTGAAGTGCAACCAGTACCTGAGAAGAGGCAGCAAACTCTGTTCTAA
- the flgN gene encoding flagellar export chaperone FlgN, with the protein MAALADLVNFQLQNAKALSELLSSEKTAITSRQSNDIERIAKDKVILVEQLRSTDQRIAAHTNISELTENPELAQLVTKIQSIVHDCQQANLVNGEALNRAQLSFKKLSNMMQQSHGKIGMTYNAGGQTHTISTLGTNVKA; encoded by the coding sequence ATGGCGGCACTAGCAGATTTAGTTAATTTTCAACTTCAAAATGCCAAAGCCTTATCTGAATTATTAAGTTCAGAGAAAACCGCTATTACGAGCCGACAATCAAACGATATTGAGCGAATTGCCAAAGACAAAGTGATCCTTGTTGAACAGCTAAGATCAACCGATCAACGAATCGCAGCCCATACCAACATATCAGAATTGACCGAGAATCCTGAACTCGCTCAGTTAGTTACAAAGATCCAGTCCATAGTGCACGATTGCCAGCAAGCGAACCTTGTGAATGGCGAAGCCTTGAATCGAGCACAGCTTAGCTTCAAAAAACTCAGCAATATGATGCAACAAAGCCACGGGAAAATTGGCATGACCTACAATGCCGGTGGTCAAACGCATACTATCTCTACGTTGGGAACCAACGTAAAAGCCTAG
- the flgM gene encoding flagellar biosynthesis anti-sigma factor FlgM, whose translation MAGIDNIRSGQTLTTTNRSAVRSDSSSEASRSDVSTKSPVSKDAVSLSQQGKAIGQLHQDMAAQPSFDSVKVAAIKEAISNGSYTVDPEKLADNMIKFEDELKGL comes from the coding sequence ATGGCAGGCATCGATAATATTCGTTCAGGGCAAACCCTAACGACCACTAACCGTTCAGCAGTGCGCTCTGATTCTAGTTCTGAGGCATCGCGCTCCGATGTATCAACTAAATCACCAGTAAGCAAAGATGCGGTTTCACTGAGCCAACAAGGCAAAGCGATTGGTCAGCTCCATCAAGATATGGCTGCACAGCCAAGCTTTGATTCTGTGAAAGTAGCAGCGATCAAAGAAGCGATTTCGAACGGTTCATACACTGTCGATCCAGAAAAACTGGCAGACAACATGATCAAGTTCGAAGATGAATTAAAAGGTCTTTAA
- the flgA gene encoding flagellar basal body P-ring formation protein FlgA, with protein sequence MTYYKTNLPPLSIAMCRATFKTVAKFIGILSILFSFFVQAATPEQIDMIQSAAEQHILDTVEQPRGGELFVNSANVDSRIKATDCPSPLETSASTTTNTRSSITVLVQCVPDEWRVYVPVRLSMSVPLVTTTRALARGEIVGQYDVTTAMISLNKFRRQGFTAPEQVVGAKVKKNLRPGDVVERGDICVVCRNEKVIIQAVKGGMTITTKGTALTDGSMGDQVRVKNDKSQRIIEGIVTSMSEVTVYF encoded by the coding sequence ATGACGTATTATAAAACAAATTTGCCACCTCTTTCCATAGCAATGTGTAGAGCTACTTTTAAAACTGTCGCTAAGTTTATCGGCATTTTATCAATATTGTTTAGTTTTTTTGTACAAGCTGCGACCCCAGAACAAATTGATATGATTCAATCTGCAGCGGAACAGCACATCCTTGATACCGTCGAACAGCCACGAGGCGGCGAACTCTTTGTTAATTCAGCAAATGTTGACTCAAGAATCAAAGCGACAGACTGCCCATCCCCTTTAGAGACCAGCGCCTCAACCACCACCAATACCCGCAGTAGCATTACGGTTTTAGTGCAATGTGTTCCTGATGAGTGGCGAGTTTATGTACCGGTGCGACTTTCGATGTCAGTGCCGCTTGTGACGACAACCAGAGCACTAGCAAGAGGCGAAATTGTCGGTCAATACGATGTGACCACCGCGATGATTTCTCTTAACAAGTTTCGTCGCCAAGGTTTCACCGCTCCAGAGCAAGTCGTCGGTGCCAAGGTTAAAAAGAACCTAAGACCGGGAGATGTTGTTGAAAGAGGCGATATCTGTGTCGTATGTCGCAACGAGAAGGTTATCATACAGGCAGTAAAAGGTGGCATGACCATTACCACCAAAGGAACTGCGCTTACCGATGGATCTATGGGTGATCAAGTAAGAGTGAAAAATGATAAATCACAGCGTATAATTGAAGGGATTGTTACCAGCATGTCTGAAGTCACGGTTTACTTTTAA
- a CDS encoding chemotaxis protein CheV, which translates to MTGILDSVNQRTQLVGQNRLELLTFRLMGRQRYGINVFKVKEVLQCPKLTKMPNLNPLVKGVAHIRGQTISVIDLSLAIGGRPTTDVEKCFVVISEFNRTIQGFLVSSVERIINMHWESILPPPDGAGRANYLTAVTNIDNELVEILDVEKILAEISPVDETMDSKIAEDIAKVEQEKPLVRRILIADDSTVARKQVQRAIESIGFEVISVKDGKEAYEKLVQMSSEGNIYDQISLVISDIEMPEMDGYTLTAEIRRHAELKDLYVILHSSLSGVFNQAMVERVGANSFIAKFNPDELGAAVKAALTN; encoded by the coding sequence ATGACGGGTATTCTTGATTCGGTGAATCAGCGTACGCAACTCGTCGGTCAAAACCGATTAGAATTACTAACCTTTCGCCTAATGGGGCGTCAGCGTTACGGCATTAATGTCTTTAAAGTAAAAGAAGTGCTTCAATGCCCTAAGCTGACAAAGATGCCAAACTTGAACCCACTGGTTAAAGGTGTAGCACACATTCGGGGGCAAACGATCTCTGTGATCGACTTGAGCTTAGCGATTGGTGGCCGTCCTACAACGGATGTTGAAAAGTGTTTTGTGGTTATTTCTGAGTTTAACCGAACCATTCAAGGTTTCTTGGTCAGTTCAGTAGAGCGCATTATTAACATGCACTGGGAATCGATTCTTCCGCCGCCAGATGGCGCAGGTAGAGCTAACTACCTGACAGCGGTAACCAACATCGATAATGAATTAGTCGAAATTCTGGATGTTGAGAAGATCCTTGCAGAAATCTCGCCTGTTGATGAAACAATGGACAGCAAGATTGCTGAAGACATTGCGAAAGTTGAACAAGAGAAACCATTAGTTCGCCGTATCTTGATTGCTGATGACTCTACGGTTGCTCGTAAGCAGGTTCAGCGTGCGATTGAGTCGATCGGATTTGAAGTTATCTCGGTGAAAGATGGTAAAGAGGCCTATGAGAAGCTGGTGCAGATGTCATCGGAAGGCAATATTTACGACCAGATTTCGTTGGTGATTTCTGATATCGAAATGCCAGAAATGGATGGATACACGCTGACTGCTGAAATTCGTCGTCACGCCGAACTTAAAGACTTATACGTAATTTTACACTCATCATTGAGTGGTGTATTTAACCAAGCCATGGTTGAGCGTGTTGGAGCTAACTCCTTCATCGCTAAATTCAACCCGGATGAGCTTGGTGCAGCGGTAAAAGCTGCGTTAACTAACTAA
- a CDS encoding protein-glutamate O-methyltransferase: MTAITISDQEYRDFSRFLESQCGIVLGDSKQYLVRSRLSPLVTKFKLASLSDLLRDVVTGRNRELRVAAVDAMTTNETLWFRDTYPFAVLADKLLPEIAANKRPIKIWSAASSSGQEAYSMAMTILETQARKPGMLPNVSITATDISASMLDMCRTGAYDNLALGRGLSPERRRTFFEDAGDGRMKVKDNVKRMVNFRPQNLMDSYALLGKFDIIFCRNVLIYFSPDMKSKVLNQMANSLNPGGYLLLGASESLTGLTDRFEMVRCNPGIIYKLK, from the coding sequence ATGACTGCTATAACAATAAGTGATCAAGAGTATCGCGATTTCAGCCGTTTCTTAGAATCTCAATGTGGCATTGTATTAGGTGACAGCAAGCAGTATTTAGTGCGCAGTCGTCTAAGCCCATTAGTAACGAAGTTTAAGTTAGCTTCGTTGTCTGATTTGTTGAGAGATGTAGTAACAGGTCGAAACCGTGAGCTGCGTGTGGCTGCTGTCGATGCCATGACGACGAACGAGACACTTTGGTTCCGTGATACTTACCCGTTTGCTGTACTTGCGGATAAGCTTCTACCGGAAATAGCGGCAAATAAACGTCCTATTAAGATTTGGTCTGCGGCAAGCTCTTCAGGCCAAGAAGCGTACTCAATGGCAATGACGATTCTTGAAACTCAAGCTCGTAAGCCAGGTATGCTGCCAAATGTATCGATTACCGCAACTGACATTTCAGCAAGTATGTTAGATATGTGCCGCACCGGCGCTTACGACAACCTAGCATTGGGACGTGGGCTTTCTCCTGAGCGTCGTCGTACTTTCTTTGAAGATGCGGGCGATGGCCGTATGAAAGTGAAAGATAACGTCAAGCGCATGGTGAACTTCCGCCCTCAGAACCTGATGGACAGCTATGCATTGTTAGGCAAGTTCGACATCATTTTCTGTCGTAACGTGCTTATTTATTTCTCGCCTGATATGAAGTCAAAGGTACTTAACCAGATGGCAAATAGCCTAAACCCTGGTGGTTACTTACTATTGGGTGCGTCTGAATCGTTAACAGGCTTAACGGATCGTTTTGAAATGGTTCGCTGTAATCCAGGCATCATCTATAAATTAAAGTAA
- the flgB gene encoding flagellar basal body rod protein FlgB, protein MAISFDNALGIHQHTVGVRERNAEVLSTNIAQANTPGYKAKGLDFKKSLQAASSGASIGLSRTDGRHISASTTVNGETKYRIPTQPDTGDGNTVDLDLERNLFMQNQIRHQASLDFLGSKFKNLTKAIKGE, encoded by the coding sequence ATGGCTATTTCTTTTGACAATGCTTTGGGCATTCACCAACACACGGTTGGTGTACGTGAGCGTAACGCTGAGGTGCTTTCCACCAATATCGCGCAAGCCAACACGCCTGGGTATAAAGCAAAAGGATTAGACTTTAAGAAATCACTGCAAGCGGCAAGTTCTGGGGCAAGCATTGGTCTTAGCCGTACAGATGGTCGGCACATTTCTGCCTCAACAACGGTTAACGGGGAAACGAAGTATCGAATTCCTACACAACCTGATACAGGAGATGGCAACACGGTTGATTTGGATTTGGAAAGAAACCTTTTCATGCAAAACCAAATTAGGCATCAAGCCTCTCTCGACTTCTTAGGAAGTAAGTTCAAGAATTTAACTAAAGCGATTAAAGGGGAATAA
- the flgC gene encoding flagellar basal body rod protein FlgC, which yields MSLFNVFNVTGSAMSAESVRLNTTSSNLANADSVSSSAEETYKARHAVFGAELNKARNSGHTVPVKVLGIVESDKPLSAEYNPDHPLANNEGYIYKPNVNVMEEMANMISASRAYQTNVQVADSSKQMLLRTLQMGQ from the coding sequence ATGAGTTTATTTAATGTATTCAATGTAACTGGTTCTGCGATGAGTGCTGAATCTGTTCGTCTAAATACGACCTCGAGTAACCTTGCGAACGCGGACAGTGTAAGTAGTTCTGCTGAAGAAACTTACAAGGCTCGTCACGCAGTGTTCGGCGCTGAGTTAAATAAAGCACGCAACAGTGGTCACACTGTGCCTGTGAAAGTATTAGGTATTGTTGAAAGCGATAAGCCGCTTAGTGCGGAGTACAACCCGGATCACCCATTAGCGAACAACGAAGGCTATATCTACAAGCCTAACGTGAACGTTATGGAAGAAATGGCAAACATGATTTCGGCATCACGTGCGTACCAAACAAACGTACAGGTTGCTGACTCGAGTAAACAAATGCTGCTGCGTACGCTGCAGATGGGTCAATAA
- the flgD gene encoding flagellar hook assembly protein FlgD: protein MAGINNNVGQSGLSYVDQLKSLQDGAKKPDETTGKQDLKQEDFLSLLTKQLAQQDPFKPVSNDQMIAQMASFATVDGIGKMNTQFESLNSSMTSNQALQASSLVGRDVLVPGAAGVKPGDGGMASMVKLPQAMENVMVRVENEVGQLVRTFDIGSKPSGDTRVEWDGKDEDGNPLPAGKYNVKASGLLDGENTEFQVSSYANVNSVLLGKGDGNVLLNLAGFTSPVRLAEVLEVGKA from the coding sequence ATGGCTGGAATCAACAACAATGTTGGTCAAAGCGGCTTGTCCTATGTTGACCAGCTGAAGAGTCTTCAAGATGGCGCTAAAAAGCCCGACGAAACAACAGGTAAGCAAGATCTTAAACAAGAAGACTTCTTATCTTTGTTGACTAAGCAATTAGCACAACAAGACCCTTTTAAGCCGGTTAGCAATGACCAGATGATTGCGCAAATGGCTTCATTTGCGACCGTAGATGGCATTGGCAAAATGAATACACAGTTTGAAAGCTTGAATTCATCAATGACCTCTAACCAAGCACTGCAGGCATCCTCTTTGGTTGGCCGCGATGTATTGGTTCCTGGTGCGGCAGGTGTAAAACCCGGTGATGGCGGTATGGCGTCAATGGTTAAACTTCCTCAAGCAATGGAAAATGTAATGGTCCGTGTTGAGAACGAAGTTGGCCAATTGGTTCGCACTTTTGATATCGGCTCTAAACCATCAGGTGATACACGTGTTGAATGGGACGGAAAAGACGAAGACGGTAACCCATTGCCGGCCGGTAAATACAACGTGAAAGCGTCAGGTTTATTGGATGGCGAGAACACAGAGTTCCAAGTGTCCAGTTATGCGAACGTGAACAGTGTGCTTCTTGGTAAGGGTGATGGCAACGTACTACTCAATCTGGCTGGTTTCACATCGCCAGTACGACTTGCTGAAGTACTAGAAGTTGGTAAAGCGTAA
- the flgE gene encoding flagellar hook protein FlgE — MSYVALSGLSAAQLDLNTTSNNIANANTFGFKESRAEFGDVYSSSLFTNGKTTPGGGAQASKVAQQFHEGSSIYTNNPMDLRVSGTGFFAVAKDRMVPEINELTRNGAFHLNKDNYMVTSNDEFLLGYAVDPESGEVSSYAPKPLSIPAEFGKPKQTGNIEVGVNLPANGDLKDPAAFNFNDSDTYNRSTSSTVYDSMGQSYKLTTYYLKDQTQPNTWQTYYTMTDGEGEKPVNITGGDATNSQGHIGHTMRFNNDGTLANLNNGQPIISEQLGAGTTPIDLNGADVTQTLNFGLDSSTQFAAPFELTKFDEDGATTGFLTKVDFDEAGSVLGTYSNGENVMLGRVGLVRVPNEQGLDKKGGTQWDSTSYSGDKIWGESNKGSFGSINNGSLEQSNIDMTQELVDLISAQRNFQANSRSLEVHNQLQQNILQIR, encoded by the coding sequence ATGTCATATGTAGCTTTAAGCGGTCTATCCGCTGCACAACTAGACCTGAATACAACCAGTAACAACATTGCGAACGCAAACACATTTGGCTTTAAAGAGTCTCGTGCGGAGTTTGGTGATGTTTATTCAAGCTCGTTGTTCACTAACGGAAAAACCACCCCAGGTGGCGGTGCGCAAGCTAGCAAAGTTGCACAACAGTTCCATGAAGGTTCAAGTATTTATACCAACAACCCAATGGATTTGAGAGTTAGTGGTACTGGTTTCTTTGCTGTAGCTAAAGATCGTATGGTGCCAGAGATTAATGAGTTAACTCGTAATGGAGCATTTCACCTAAATAAAGATAACTACATGGTAACCTCAAATGATGAATTTCTTCTTGGTTATGCAGTTGATCCTGAAAGTGGTGAAGTATCTTCATATGCCCCAAAGCCATTAAGCATTCCTGCTGAGTTTGGTAAGCCAAAGCAAACCGGTAATATTGAAGTAGGAGTTAACCTTCCTGCAAATGGTGATCTTAAAGACCCGGCTGCGTTTAACTTCAATGATTCTGATACTTATAATCGTTCAACATCTTCGACGGTATACGATTCAATGGGGCAGTCTTACAAGTTAACGACTTACTACCTCAAAGACCAAACCCAACCTAATACTTGGCAAACTTATTACACCATGACTGATGGTGAAGGTGAGAAGCCAGTAAATATTACCGGTGGTGATGCGACAAATTCACAAGGCCATATCGGTCACACTATGCGCTTTAACAATGACGGTACTTTAGCGAATTTAAATAACGGCCAGCCGATTATTTCTGAGCAGTTAGGTGCAGGTACAACTCCGATTGATTTAAATGGTGCCGATGTAACTCAAACACTTAATTTCGGTCTAGACTCGTCAACTCAGTTTGCTGCTCCATTTGAATTGACTAAATTTGATGAAGATGGTGCAACCACGGGTTTCCTTACTAAGGTTGATTTTGATGAGGCCGGCAGTGTTCTAGGTACTTACTCAAATGGTGAAAACGTGATGCTTGGTCGTGTTGGTTTGGTACGTGTACCTAATGAGCAAGGCCTGGATAAGAAAGGCGGCACGCAATGGGATTCTACTAGTTACTCTGGTGATAAGATCTGGGGTGAATCGAACAAAGGTTCATTTGGTAGTATCAACAACGGGTCACTAGAGCAATCGAACATCGATATGACTCAAGAACTGGTTGATTTGATTTCTGCTCAACGTAACTTCCAAGCGAACTCGCGTTCTCTAGAAGTACACAACCAACTGCAACAGAACATTCTTCAGATTCGTTAA
- the flgF gene encoding flagellar basal-body rod protein FlgF, producing the protein MDRALFLAMSGAKQNMQALQLRANNLANVSTTGFRADLAQARSMQAYGEGMPTRVFSMTERPGHNFAQGSVVTTGRDLDVTIQGDGWISVMDNTGREGLTRNGNLKVDQNGLLTNASGHLVLGENDAPITLPIPISKVEIGTDGTISVIPQGAPAEELAIVDRIKLVRPDNQSLFKDTNGLFRSKNPDQAYEADAAVTLLKGAIEGSNVNAVGEMTSLIELQRQFEMQVKMMSTAEEMDKSSDSLLRMS; encoded by the coding sequence ATGGATCGCGCACTGTTTCTTGCCATGAGTGGCGCTAAGCAAAATATGCAAGCTTTGCAGCTACGTGCTAACAACCTTGCCAACGTAAGTACAACGGGTTTTCGTGCTGATTTAGCACAAGCACGTTCAATGCAAGCGTACGGTGAAGGCATGCCTACTCGTGTTTTCAGCATGACAGAACGTCCGGGTCATAATTTCGCACAAGGTAGTGTGGTCACCACTGGCCGCGATCTCGATGTCACGATACAAGGTGATGGCTGGATTTCGGTAATGGACAACACTGGCCGTGAAGGTTTAACACGTAACGGTAACCTAAAGGTTGACCAAAATGGTTTGCTAACTAACGCAAGCGGTCATTTGGTGTTAGGCGAGAACGACGCACCCATCACGCTACCTATTCCTATTAGTAAAGTAGAAATCGGCACAGACGGTACTATTTCGGTGATTCCTCAAGGCGCTCCAGCTGAAGAATTAGCGATTGTCGACCGTATTAAACTTGTGCGTCCAGATAATCAAAGCTTATTTAAAGACACGAATGGTCTATTCCGTTCGAAAAACCCAGATCAGGCATACGAAGCAGATGCAGCGGTAACGTTGCTAAAAGGTGCCATCGAAGGCAGTAACGTAAATGCTGTCGGTGAGATGACCAGCCTAATTGAATTACAACGTCAATTCGAAATGCAGGTCAAGATGATGAGCACAGCAGAGGAAATGGACAAGTCGTCTGATTCACTGCTTCGTATGAGCTAA